Below is a genomic region from Deltaproteobacteria bacterium.
TCACACCGCTGCTCTCTCCGGTGGAGCTCACATCCGCGGGGCATGGGCCGAATCGGCTGAGGACGGTATCGTCGTACGTGGGACGAACAAATCCCATGAATATATGGGTGCTCGGTGTGCCGAACTCGACCAGAAGAGGCCCTCCGCCGACCGGTACCCACGCGTCGATGGTGGGGGTTCCCTCGATCGTGGTGGTTTGCTGCCAGTCCGTGCCTCCGGGAGGCACGCATCGTATCCCGTATTTCCCCGGCCCCATGTTCTTGATGAGGGCAAAACCGTTCGCGTCGGTGTATACGCTGCCGTCACCCATCTGGAGCACGGAGCCGTCGGGATTGTAGGTGGTGCCGATGGGGTTGCCGAAGGCGTCCGATATGGTCTGGCCGGCAGTGGCTCCGTATCTCCCACCCGCATCCTCGACGTACACCTTAAAACCCTGCAGGCCGCTCTCGGCCGGAAGGTTGGGGGAGTTGTTCACCGGGTGGTTGTCCTCAAAGACAAAGATGGAAAATTGGGCGGGCACTAACGCTTCGTTGGTGTAGAGGACTACTTCGATTCCCCAGGCGCCCGGTGTGCCGGTGTCCACCGTATCCGACCGGACCGCCGCTCCACCGATGGTGTAGCCCGCGACTTTGGACAGCACGGTGAGGGCATAGCGCTTGGTGTCGTCGATGACGTACGTGGCCGTGCCCGTGTCCGTTTCTCCTTCCGCCACCACCGGGACATAGCTGGTGTGGAAATTCAAGGCAATCGATTCGGTATCGGGAGGCGGGCTTGTGGGATCGAAATGGCGCATGGTGTTTTCTTCCAGCAGCCAGCGGAAGCTGTCGATGGCGACGCCATTCTCATCCTTTACGGTGATTTCCAGAGTTACCGGAGCTGCATACGCGGCGGAGCATAGGATGCATGCGCACGATACTAGTAGAATAGCCATGCGCGCACACCTGCTCACAAAACGGGAGCGGCGTTTCGGGGTCCCTGACTTCATTTCTATTCTCCTTGATCGAACCGAGTATCCGTTGAACGACCACATCCCCGGCCTGGATAGCCATTGTCGGATGGCCTTAACGGGTTTTATAGGTTTCGTGGATCAACCTTATTTTGTTTAGAACAGCATCGTTGTTACCATGGATGTGGCAGAAGCCGCACCGGTATTGCCGCCACCATCCGCCTCCGTCGCGCCCTTTTTCAGGTGTCCGATCTCCGACCCGGACCCCCAATGCATAGAAAGCCGTAATTTGTTGCCGAACAACAGCCTTCGCATGCGTTCAAAACCTTTATGTGTTGGTGTGAATAGGGGATCTTTTCGAAAGCAAAAAGCCTGCTTTCCGGAACTATCGAGGGTTGTCCGCCACGCATTCGATTCAATTCATCCGATCTCTAATGCTAAGGGTCGTGTTTTGAATTGGACTTGAAATGATACTCAAATGATATTTATGAAGTTAAAGTCCTCTCCTGCGTACTTATCAGGAAAAACGGTCACCCATTCTAGGTGATGAACCTATTATCCAAACCATTTGTAATACATTTCCCATCGTTCTCTTTATCATGTCCCTAATCCTCCCTCCGTAGTGAGGGGCACCATGTTCCGGATGGCGAGTCGATTGCCCGCGACAGGCTTTTTATCTTTTGGCATGTGGGCTTTCATTATGCTTATATACACCTTAGAGGCTGTAAATGACTTTGTCAACCATTTCTGCGTCCTATCCGCCCAATTGGTTTCATTGCAAAATTTAACTCTAACGTTAGCAATAGGTTACGAACGAAACGGTCCGCAAGGATCTGATTTTTTTTGACAACCGACGCTTGGAAATATATAGTGACAAGTCAGAACCTGCTCGTGCAGATACTATCGCGTGTAGGACATTCTATAAGAGAATCTAGGAAATATCCTAGGGTTGGATAGGAAATATCTCAAAGCGCGCGCCGGTAATGCTATTGACTGTTCATTTTCTCCGACATCTTATGTATGATCCGTCCGAATGAGAAGATCGAAAACGGAGGCGCCGCGCGCCCCAAACAGCAGCGAAAATACACGTTGGACCGAAAACATAGAATTTCGCTTTAACCTTTTTGAATGTTTCTGACTCACCTGTGGGATCGGTGAATTCCAACCAGGAGGAACAAGGCATGACAATCCCGGGACGCGGAAGGATCCTCATCGGATCCATGGTCGTCGCACTGTCTCTGATCATTCCGTGCGGAGCCCTGGCGGCTATCCAGATCATTACGGAAGCCTCGTATGGCAACACGGAGGTGGTAGTAGAGGTATACATGAACACCACCGCCAGCGAGCAGATGCGAAGTTTCGGCATTAAACTGTTCTATGACCAGAACAAGCTAAGTATCGTAAGCGCCCAGCGGGCGGCGGCCTGGAGCCTCGCCGGGTATCCCTACCAGGAGCCTGAAACGCAGGTGCCCGGCCAGGTTACCGCGGTCGGAGGATTCATGAACCTGAGCAGCCCCGGCGCCGGGCTTTCCGGGCCCCGTATTCTTCTTTGCAGGATCCGCCTGGCGCGCATCGGAGCCGCCCTTCCGCCCTACGGAATCACCGGCGCCTTAGGCAAGGCGAACCCCTACGCCAATTTTGTGAACACGGGCGGAGTAAACCTGGATGGATCCGCATCGTTCCCTGCCCCTGTGGTGGCCGCACGCGGGGACGCCAACGCGGATCAGGTGTTTACCAACGCCGATATGTTCAAGGCAAAGGATTATCTCAATGACGGTCAATACAGAGTATTTGCCGACTGCAACGAAGACGGAGTTCTGACGCAGGCGGACATACTTTGTATTCGCACAAAGATCATGGACGCGGCGAAGTAGGCGAGCAGGATTGGAACGTCCGATTCCTCGCTTCGATGAAGCCGGCGTTTCTGACACGGTACGATGTTCGGGTTTGATCTTTTCGAAGCACATCGGGCGACACATTTACCACCATACGAGAAATTGTATGGGTCGCGGGGGAGACATGGAGAAGAAGACACAAAAGTTCGTTATCATTAAAGTATGCATGGTGCTCGCATGCCTCGCTGTAGGAATCGCTCTTATGGCTTCGTCGGCGGGTGCGGTCACATTTTCGATCGACCTCTCGAACCCATTTTCCATAGAGGCGTTCAGCTTCTATTTCAAGTTGTCTGTGGATCCCGGATTTTCTTTGATCAGTTTTGCATTTGGGGATGCCGTCACCAATCCCGGAGTCACATGGAACTGGGACGTGACGCCGACCCTGGTAGGCAATGAACTGATTATGTCCGGCAGCAACTGGGATGCCCTGAACCTGAACGACTTCAGCGCCCCGCTCAAAGAAGGGACCATCCTCACCATCGATTTTGCCGGAAGCGTCAACGACTTTACGTTTGTGGAGTTCTCGAATAAAGAGGGTGAGAACCTGTATCCCACTCCTGTCCGGTTGGCTTCCATAGACGCGAATCAGGCGATTTTCGATGTGCCGCCGGGATTCCTGCCGGGCGTTATCACTCTCTTGTTGAATCCCTGACGTCCTGTGGACACCACAGTAGTTAGCGGGTGTAGGGTCGGACGTCTCAACCCGGCGAATCGAGTCCCAAAGTGTGGACGGCAGGCATTATATAGGATATAATGGATAAATTAGAAGAGACATCGGTAGTAAAAAGCTAATTTGTATGGGAGGATCTGTTATGTTGAAGAAGAAAGTGGGAATCGCCCTCTGTTTCATGGCAGTGGCTTCGCTCCTGATCCCTGCGATGGCCCTCGCGGATGAGTGGTACGTTTGCACGGTGAGCTATGTCGGGAAAAACGCCGTCGGCGAATTGGTGTTTCGACTTACCGAGGTCGGAGGCCGGTTTACGAGCCAGCTCTGCAAGATAGCCGACGCAACCCAAGCCAATCACTACATGGCCATTCTGGTGACCGCTCAGGTCATGACCAGCAATGTCGGGGTTTGCACCCAGGCTGTGATCCCGGTCGGAGGCGGGGGCACCGCCACGGTTACCTGTATTTACCTTCAGCAATAATCTGGCATTCTGAAATTGGAATGTCGGCGAAGGGCCTTGCCGCGCCGTTTTTACGGGATGCGCGCAACAGGGCACGGGGTCCGCTGATAGATAAGCCTGAGAAGCGATGATAAGGGTAGGTATATGCCCACATAGGGGCACATACCTAGCCTGCTTGTAATCGGGTCGGCGTAAAGAGTAGCCCCTCCGAATGTGTCTGCTCGGTTGCAGCCCGGAAGGCTTCTACACTCGAAAATATCTTGGTTGGTCGTCCGACTATCCTTAGAGCGGCCTCGCCCCTCTGTAAGTCGAGGGAATCATCGAGATCGGGTTTATCTCGGGGGAACAGATCTTACTTACTCTAGGCAGGAGGCAGGGTGATCGCCCTGCCTTTTTTTCCGGAACAACCATGCGACCATATCGAATCGGAGGCGTATTCTACCTGTACTGCATGGTATGGGCCAGCGTCTGTATCTGCGCTCCCCCGTTGGTTGCCGGGACCGTGTCTCGGGAACTTGAGCAGGTCCTGAACTCCGCCGGTCCCGAGGATCTGATCCCGATCATTCTCACGTTTCGGGAACGCGTGGATACGACGCAGTTCCAGGATCGGGATCTAAAGGTCCGGCGAGTCCGGTTGGTCCAAGCTCTCCGACACCGGGCCTCCGGCTCGTTGAACTCCCTGTTGAATCTCTTCAGCTGGACGCACCACACTTCCGCCACCTCTGGCTCATCAACGGGTGCGCCTTGTCCGTGCCCCCTGCCGCCGTTCGCCTGCTGGCCGACGATCCGGCCGTAGAGGCCGTCAAATTTGACGCCCGGATCGCGGGGCCGTCCATTCAAGCGTCGGGGTTCGTTGAAAAGGAGTGGAACCTGCGCACGATATACGCCCATTTCCTCTGGGACTTGGGATATACGGGGCAGAATGTGGTTCTCGGGAGTCTGGATACCGGAGTGGATCTCCAGCATCCCCTGTTGCAGGGTCAATGGCGCGGAGGCGAGAACAGCTGGTTCGACCCCAACGGCGAACATGATGCGCCTTCTGACAGGTCCGGCCACGGCACGCAGATCATGGGACTCATGGTTGCGGGCGAAACCCCCGACGGAACGGCCATTGGAGTGGCCCCGGGAGCGATGTGGATTGCTGCCAAAATCTTCAACGACGCGGGAGTCGCGCCCCTGAGTTCGATTCACGCGGCGTTTCAGTGGGTTCTGGACCCGGACGGCCAATCGGAAACCGACGATGCGCCGGATGTGGTGGTCAATTCCTGGGAGTTTGCCGCTGCGAACAAATGCGTGGACGAGTTTCAGAACGACATCGACACACTCCGGACCGCCGGCATTGCGCTGGTGTTCATTGCCGGCAATTTCGGTCCTAACGCGGCCACCAGCGCTTCCCCTGGGAACAACGGCAACACGTTCTCCGTAGGTTCCGTGGACTTTTTCTCCGAGGTATCCGACTTCAGCAGCCGGGGGCCTTCCGCCTGTGACGGGCGGATCTTTCCGGATGTGACCGCTCCGGGAGAAAGCGTTGACACCACGGACCTGTCCCTGGGCGGCTTCCCGAACATCGTAACGGTGGACGGAACCTCTATGGCGGCCCCTCACGCAGCCGGCGCCATGGCTTTACTGCTCAGCGCCTTTCGCGAAGCGAGCATCCCGCATCTTGAAAACGCGCTACGGGTCACCGCTTTTCATCCGCTTTGCGCGGCTCCTGATAACGATTACGGATACGGGATTCTCAATGTATTAGGCGCCTATCTCCGACTGATTCACACGGTGGGCTGTCCGGACGATCTGAACCGAGACGGAATCGTGGAGGAAGCGGACATCCAACTGCTGGCTCGGGAATTCGGGGAATCGGATTGCGCCGGTGTAGGAGGCTGCGCAGGAGATATGAACTTCGACAACCGGCTGGACGGAATAGACCTGTCCGAATTTGCCCTCCGCTATGGCGAAATCGCGTGCCCGGTTTATCCTCTTCCGTATGACTTGCCGCAAGGTGATAGCGCCCGGGACGGATGCACGCCCCTCCCGGATGATCTGTGATCTTTGAAACGCCCCCCTTCCCCGATCTCGTCTCGAAGGGTCCGCATCAAATCCGGAAACGTGGCTCTGACCTGGGGTGAGAGTTCCAGGGACCAGTCGATGGTCGCCGGTTCCACGCCCAGGACCGTAACTTCGGGGGGCGTGTTCCGTTGCGTCAGTGAAAGGACCCGGGTGATGTCGAAACCGTGCATGGACGGAATGCATTTCGCGGACTCGAAAGCCTCGATCGGCATCCGATAGATGGTCCCGGGCGGGTGTCCTCCTTTCACCGCATCGATCACAACGACCCGTTCGGCTTCCTCCAAAGCGGGTAACGCATCGAGGACCGCCGTGCCAATGTCCATGACCTCCACATGGTCCGGACACCCGTCTTCCAACAGGGAATGGGCTGCGTGCACCCCCACTCCCTCGTCCGCCAAAAGCAGATTTCCAAGTCCCAACACCAGGATCTTCATCTTGATCATTTCCACTCTCACATCCGTTCACAGAATACGGACGGGCGCCTCCCGCAGGATGACGCCGGTCCGTAACATGTTTAAGGAGGGTACGGGGGGCCCGCCGTAGGCAGATTTAATAAGTGTCCCCCCGTCAACGACTAGCTACCTGCCGCCGGTCCGGACGACCACCGGTTTGCCGTCGGGTTTCATAATGTGAACGGCGCAGGACAGACACGGATCGAACGAGTGAATCACTCGTAGCGCCTCTACGGGAGCTTCCGCGTTTCGAATCGGTGTTCCGATTAACGCCTGCTCCATAGGTCCGGCTACGTGATTGCTATCCTTCGGGGATGCGTTCCAACACGTAGGCGTAACCACTTGGTAGTGCTGGATTTTTCCGCCGGAAATCTCCACCCAGTGCCCGAGGGCGCCTCTCGGCGCCTCGGAAAGCCCAACTCCGACGCCGGAGGAGGAAAACGGAAAATCCGAATAAACGCTGCCTCCCTCATTGAGCTGATCGAGCCAGCCCTGCATGGCCTCGGCGATCTTGAGGCATTCCTGGGCGCGCGCCGCGTGCCGGTCCATCACCGAGACGCCGTTTTGATAGTCTCCGTTGACCCACATTCTGGCCAGCGGCCCTACTTCATAGGGCGCGCCCCGGTAACGCGGAGCCTTGAGCCAGGAATACGCTTCGCCTTTAGGGTAAGCCGCCACCGTATTGCCATTGGAAGGCTGAAGATTGTTCGTGCTATCCGCGTACCAGGAATGGGTAACGGATTCCGTGATATCGAGATCGCTCAGGCTGAGCGTCGGGGTTAGCGTCCCGTTTGCCGCGAACCCGGTCCTCAGGAGCTTGGAACCTCCCCCGTCGTTCAGGTCAAATACACCGTATGCGAGCAGATTTTCGCAGCCTCTTCCAATATCGAAGTATTCGGAATAGACGTCGGCTACCGCCAGAACGTCCGGGACGTACACGTTCCGGATGAACTCGACGAGCCAGTCGAGGTGTGTTCGGAACTCGTTTTGGCCCTGCGTACTCGGAGGATTGGTGAAGCCCCCCGGTATGTATGCGTGAGTGGAGGGCATCCTGCCGCCGTATACCGCGCCAAGCTGGTGAGCTCTCCGACGTGCTTCCAGGGCCTGGGCCAGATGAGAGATCACGGTGGCGGTCCGCGGGTCGCTCTTAAAATCGTGATCCCATAGCGGCGACCAGGGGGCTGTTTGCGGTCCGGCTACGTAGTCGAGGGCCGCGAGCAGATAGAAATGCAGGATGTGCGACTGGACGAAATTCGCCCCGAGGGTGAGGTTCCTCAAGATCCGAGCATTGGCCGGAACGGTCATCCCCACGGCGTCTTCCAGAGCCATGACGGAAGTCATTCCGTGGGAAGTCGGGCAAACGCCGCATATACGCTGAGTGATCACCGGCGCGTCCGCGGGGTGTCGCTGTTCGAGGATCTGTTCAAAACCGCGAAACAGGGTGCCGGTACAACGGGCATCAATGACCTGCTGCTGACCTCCCACTGTTTCGACGGTCACTTCCACTTTCATATGTCCTTCGATCCGGGTAACCGGATCCATAATGGATATGGTAGCCACGTGCTACTCCTTTCAGACTGGAATGTTCATGAGTGTTCGACTTGTCAATGTTGGCTCTCCTACAGGGCCAGGAGGCCGGGTCGTGTGCACGCACGCTTGCCGGAGCCGCCTCCGACGCTCTTTTCGCGTGACCCTCCGCCCGGTTCGTCCCTCATGGGACAGGGCGCGGAAACTCCGATTGAAGTCTTGATGGGCCACCTTCCGGCGCCGGTTTCCGTAAGGAAGTTCATCCTCTCCCCTGTGATAAAGAGCGTCACGTTTTAGGAGTTCCTCCCGCAGTCCACGGGCGCGTCCTTGACGGACTTTTCAAAGGTTTCGACTCCACAGTCGGCGCGCACGCGGCAGGGCACCGGCCGCGGATCGTGCAGCGATAACTTCCACTTGCCGTCGGACGCCGCCTTGGCGGATCCAAGAAGATTGCCGGAATAGGCGTCAAACAGTCTCACATTGGAGCCCTGGGATGCATTTCCCTCTAATCTCAGCTCCTTGTTATCCTTGCGCCATTCCGCCTTTTTAAACTCGAATGGAAGGGCGCCCGGACCGACGGATCCGCAGTTCGAGGGCGCATCCTTGACGGCCATTTCAAGGCTTGTGCTTCCACAATCGGCCCTTACGCGGCAGGGGACCGGCCGCGGATCCTTCCGCGTTGACTTCCACTTGCCGTCGGAGGCTGCCACGGCGGATCCAAGAAGATCGCCGGAATAGGCGTCAAACAGTTGCACGTTCGAGCCCGGAGACGCCTTGCCTTCCAGTCTCAACTCCTTGGTGTCATTGCGCCATTCGGCTTTGATAAACTCAAACTGCAGTGCTCCCGGACCGACGGACCCGCAGTCCGAGGGTGCATCCTTGACGGCCATCTCAAGGCTTGTGCTTCCACAATCGGCCCTTACGCGGCAGGGTACCGGGCGTGGATCGGGCAGCCTTAACTTCCACTTGCCGTCGGAGGCTGCCACGGCGGATCCAAGAAGATCGCCGGAATAGGCGTCAAACAGTTGCGCGTTCGAACCCGGAGACGCCTTGCCTTCCAGTCTCAACTCCTTGGTGTCACTGCGCCATTCCGCCTTGCTAAACTCGAACGGGACGGCGCCGGGACCGGGAGTTTCACTTCCGCAGCTCTCCGGCGCGTTGTCCACGTCCCGCTGGAACGTCTGACCCTCGGATTCGGCTCTGATACTACAGGGAATCGTCGAGGGCTGGGAAACGGTGATGTTCCACAAGCCGCTGGAAGCCACTACCGTGGCGCCGATTAAGGCCGATGATTGGCTGTCGAAGATCTGCGCGGAAGCACCGGGTTTGCCTTCTCCACCGATGATGAGTTCCGACCGGTCTCCTCGCCATTCGGCTCGAGTGAGAACGAAGTCTCTCTGCATCTCTTCGCCGCCGGAGGCGATGTCGTAAAAAGGAGAAAACTTGTCCGGGAATCCGTTTTCCGTACAAGCCAGGCACACGGCATTGGCTCCAATGCACCAGTTGGTTCCGTTGTTCCATAAATGTTTCGGGCAGTCGGCCTGGGTTCTGGGTCCATTGCAGCCCAGCTCCTTCAAGCAGCCGCTCTGGGCGAAGTTCCTTGCCTCTCCGTTTCCCTTCCGGGGACAGTTCTTGTGGACGTTGTGGGTATCCCCCTCGAAAAGGAACGCAGGCCTCCCTTGCGAATCGAGAGAGAGAGAGGCGCCGGCCAGAAACCGGGCGATGGTGGAAACAATCCAATTGGGATGCGGCGGGCAGCCTGGAATGTTCACCGTGGGAAGTCCCGAAAGCTGGGACACACTCCGGATGCCCGTGGGATTCGGGTTGCCGCCCGGGATTCCTCCAAAAGAGGAACACGTTCCAACGGCGAGAATGGCCTGGGCGCCTGGGGCAAGACGCTGCACCGCTTCCATGGCCGTAACTTCGTGGGACTGTCCTCCAGCGTTCTTTTCGGTCCATAGGAGACATGCGTGCCCGTTGAATGCGGTCGGGATGCCTCCATCTACAGCCAGAATGTACGGCCGCGCGGTCGCCTCTTCCAGAACACGGACGGCGAGATCGCCGGCTGCGCCCATAAGGTTCGGATGAAAGGCGAGATTAATGGTGTTGATGAGCAGATCGGCGATATCCGTTGGTGCGGAGGTACCGATCATATTAGCCAGCGACACGGTGCATCCCGTGCAGTTGGCTCCGTTCAGCCATACCACGGTTGCGAGCCCGTTCCCTTCAGCGGCGAGCGCTTTGCTCAGCTTACCGACCACCGAGGCTTCGAGACCCAGCGTGGCCGCCGAACCAATGCAGAACTTTAGAAAATCACGTCTTCCTACTTTCACAATATACTCCTCCTAAGGGGTTTTGAGTCGCCTCTCCCTTCTTGTCAGGCGGATTGAATGGACAATAGCGGATTCCCCGATCTGATTGCTGACCAGAAACATAAGATTTTGGACGGTGCTGCGTGGCCCTCATTGTCTTAAACCGGGGTTCTTCGGGAACGGCGGCTTTCCGTCCTGCCGAAGGGGAAAAAACTTCCGGAAGCGGCAATATGTTCTCTTCAGTACTTGTTACGGACCGGAGGATTGAAGATGTTTTCGCGATGCGGATCAACGCGGTATGGATCCTGTTGGGCGTCGCATCGCGGGGTGCTCCATTATCGATAGACCCCCAGCGATATAGAACCTTGCACGGTTGCCTAATTTTTTGTATAAACTAGGCTGCGAGGGAGTAAAGCAATTCCCGTACCAAACGGATTTTCCAGCTTTCAAATCTGTTTTCACTTGCCGGCACAAGAGTTTTGCCGGCAAGCCCGGTTAGGGAAACGGTTTTTTTCGTAATTCAGGTTACAATATGGTGTGCGGCGTGCTCACCGGGATTAAAACCGATGCCGATGCTCAATTTCGTAACCAAAGTTACGAATTCCCCGCGTCGTCAGCCGAAAGAATTAAACCCTATAACGAGCATCGGAACTCGAAGGAGAGGCCGTAACCGTAGTGAAATAAGGTAGATACAAGGAAGTCGTAAAAGAGTAAGTCTTACGTGGGATCAACGGATGGAGGGCTCCGGCATTCGGATCGACCGGTAACAATCCTGTCGACGATGCACGGAGCAGGCCGGCGGTCGTTGATAAACGGCAGATGGAGCCTAGTGGAGGGCGTCTATCCGGACGACGATCCGGGGGTCTTTATTCACTTGGGTGCGACTTCTTATTTTTTCTAAACGACAACAATGAGTTAAGTAAGGAGAGCTCACGATAAGGTTCCTTGGATTGGACGCCATTGCACGCTGAAACAAAAAAACCCCTTACAAAATTGACATCCCAAAATACGATTTGGTAAGCGCCGACCCCTTCTATCGTTTGACATGGCTCGGCTCTTTCACTATTTTGTCGCCAAGACCAAGGTGTCATGTCCATGTCGAGATGTACATTAGATGAACTTCAGCCAAGAGAAAGCCCATCGAAAAACGAACACCCGGCGAGCCGG
It encodes:
- a CDS encoding S8 family serine peptidase — translated: MPPAAVRLLADDPAVEAVKFDARIAGPSIQASGFVEKEWNLRTIYAHFLWDLGYTGQNVVLGSLDTGVDLQHPLLQGQWRGGENSWFDPNGEHDAPSDRSGHGTQIMGLMVAGETPDGTAIGVAPGAMWIAAKIFNDAGVAPLSSIHAAFQWVLDPDGQSETDDAPDVVVNSWEFAAANKCVDEFQNDIDTLRTAGIALVFIAGNFGPNAATSASPGNNGNTFSVGSVDFFSEVSDFSSRGPSACDGRIFPDVTAPGESVDTTDLSLGGFPNIVTVDGTSMAAPHAAGAMALLLSAFREASIPHLENALRVTAFHPLCAAPDNDYGYGILNVLGAYLRLIHTVGCPDDLNRDGIVEEADIQLLAREFGESDCAGVGGCAGDMNFDNRLDGIDLSEFALRYGEIACPVYPLPYDLPQGDSARDGCTPLPDDL
- a CDS encoding hydrogenase maturation protease, whose translation is MEMIKMKILVLGLGNLLLADEGVGVHAAHSLLEDGCPDHVEVMDIGTAVLDALPALEEAERVVVIDAVKGGHPPGTIYRMPIEAFESAKCIPSMHGFDITRVLSLTQRNTPPEVTVLGVEPATIDWSLELSPQVRATFPDLMRTLRDEIGEGGRFKDHRSSGRGVHPSRALSPCGKSYGRG
- a CDS encoding nickel-dependent hydrogenase large subunit, producing the protein MDPVTRIEGHMKVEVTVETVGGQQQVIDARCTGTLFRGFEQILEQRHPADAPVITQRICGVCPTSHGMTSVMALEDAVGMTVPANARILRNLTLGANFVQSHILHFYLLAALDYVAGPQTAPWSPLWDHDFKSDPRTATVISHLAQALEARRRAHQLGAVYGGRMPSTHAYIPGGFTNPPSTQGQNEFRTHLDWLVEFIRNVYVPDVLAVADVYSEYFDIGRGCENLLAYGVFDLNDGGGSKLLRTGFAANGTLTPTLSLSDLDITESVTHSWYADSTNNLQPSNGNTVAAYPKGEAYSWLKAPRYRGAPYEVGPLARMWVNGDYQNGVSVMDRHAARAQECLKIAEAMQGWLDQLNEGGSVYSDFPFSSSGVGVGLSEAPRGALGHWVEISGGKIQHYQVVTPTCWNASPKDSNHVAGPMEQALIGTPIRNAEAPVEALRVIHSFDPCLSCAVHIMKPDGKPVVVRTGGR
- a CDS encoding hydrogenase small subunit, yielding MKVGRRDFLKFCIGSAATLGLEASVVGKLSKALAAEGNGLATVVWLNGANCTGCTVSLANMIGTSAPTDIADLLINTINLAFHPNLMGAAGDLAVRVLEEATARPYILAVDGGIPTAFNGHACLLWTEKNAGGQSHEVTAMEAVQRLAPGAQAILAVGTCSSFGGIPGGNPNPTGIRSVSQLSGLPTVNIPGCPPHPNWIVSTIARFLAGASLSLDSQGRPAFLFEGDTHNVHKNCPRKGNGEARNFAQSGCLKELGCNGPRTQADCPKHLWNNGTNWCIGANAVCLACTENGFPDKFSPFYDIASGGEEMQRDFVLTRAEWRGDRSELIIGGEGKPGASAQIFDSQSSALIGATVVASSGLWNITVSQPSTIPCSIRAESEGQTFQRDVDNAPESCGSETPGPGAVPFEFSKAEWRSDTKELRLEGKASPGSNAQLFDAYSGDLLGSAVAASDGKWKLRLPDPRPVPCRVRADCGSTSLEMAVKDAPSDCGSVGPGALQFEFIKAEWRNDTKELRLEGKASPGSNVQLFDAYSGDLLGSAVAASDGKWKSTRKDPRPVPCRVRADCGSTSLEMAVKDAPSNCGSVGPGALPFEFKKAEWRKDNKELRLEGNASQGSNVRLFDAYSGNLLGSAKAASDGKWKLSLHDPRPVPCRVRADCGVETFEKSVKDAPVDCGRNS